The Acomys russatus chromosome 1, mAcoRus1.1, whole genome shotgun sequence genome has a window encoding:
- the LOC127186719 gene encoding LOW QUALITY PROTEIN: pyridoxal kinase-like (The sequence of the model RefSeq protein was modified relative to this genomic sequence to represent the inferred CDS: substituted 1 base at 1 genomic stop codon) gives MEGECRVFSIQSHVVRGYVGNRAAMFLLQVLGFEIDAVNSVHFSNHTGYGHWKGQVLNFQELHELYEGLKMNKVNMXDSVLTGYTRDMSFLSMVVDIVRGLKQQNSRLVFVCDPVMGDKWNDEGSMYVPKDLLPVYREKVVPVADVITPNQFEAELLSGRKIHSQEETFEVMDMLHCIGPDTVVINSSDLPSPKGRDYLMALGSQRMRKPDGSTVTQRIRMEMHKVDAVFVRTGDLFVAMLLAWTHKHPDNVKVACEKTVFAMQHVLQRTIRCAKAEAGEGQKPSPAQLELRMVQSKKDIEDPEIVVLATVLCGPRTLTLTHSVLGGFRSIPVKSCNVCLRAMTET, from the coding sequence ATGGAGGGCGAATGCCGGGTGTTCTCCATCCAGAGCCATGTCGTCCGCGGCTACGTGGGCAACAGGGCTGCCATGTTCCTGCTGCAGGTTTTGGGGTTTGAGATTGATGCCGTGAACTCTGTGCATTTTTCGAACCACACAGGCTATGGCCATTGGAAGGGCCAAGTGTTGAACTTCCAGGAGCTCCATGAGCTGTATGAAGGCCTCAAGATGAACAAGGTGAATATGTAAGACTCCGTGCTCACTGGTTACACGAGGGACATGTCCTTCCTGTCGATGGTGGTGGACATCGTGCGGGGACTAAAGCAGCAGAATTCCCGGCTCGTGTTTGTGTGTGATCCTGTGATGGGTGACAAGTGGAACGACGAAGGCTCCATGTATGTCCCCAAGGACCTCCTTCCGGTGTACAGGGAGAAAGTGGTGCCCGTGGCAGACGTCATCACACCCAACCAGTTTGAGGCTGAGTTGCTGAGTGGCAGAAAAatccacagccaggaagaaaCATTTGAGGTGATGGACATGCTGCACTGCATAGGTCCTGACACGGTGGTCATCAACAGCTCTGACCTGCCCTCCCCAAAGGGTAGGGACTACCTGATGGCACTGGGCAGCCAGAGGATGCGGAAGCCTGATGGCTCCACAGTGACCCAACGCATCCGGATGGAGATGCACAAGGTGGATGCCGTCTTTGTGCGCACTGGGGACCTCTTCGTTGCCATGCTTCTGGCGTGGACACACAAGCACCCGGACAATGTCAAGGTGGCCTGTGAGAAAACTGTGTTTGCCATGCAACACGTGCTGCAGAGGACTATCCGGTGTGCAAAAGCCGAAGCAGGAGAGGGACAGAAGCCCAGCCCGgctcagctggagctgaggatgGTCCAGAGCAAAAAGGACATCGAGGACCCGGAGATCGTCGTACTGGCCACGGTGCTGTGCGGGCCGCGCACACTCACCCTGACGCACAGCGTGCTGGGGGGTTTCCGTTCTATCCCTGTGAAAAGCTGTAACGTCTGCCTTAGAGCCATGACTGAGACTTGA
- the LOC127196135 gene encoding ubiquitin-conjugating enzyme E2 L3-like, with amino-acid sequence MAASRRLMKDNPPNDKGTFGIEINFPAEYPFKPPKISIRTKVYHPHTNEKWQVCLTVISAKNWKPPIKSDPHSTGNNSQTNHPFWAVLAEEYSKDHKKKIL; translated from the exons atggcggccaGCAGGAGGCTGATGAAA GACAACCCTCCAAATGATAAGGGGACCTTCGGAATTGAAATCAACTTTCCAGCAGAGTATCCATTCAAACCACCCAAGATCTCAATTAGAACAAAGGTCTACCACCCTCACACCAATGAGAAGTGGCAGGTATGTCTGACAGTAATTAGTGCTAAAAACTGGAAGCCACCCATCAAGAGTGACCCTCACAGCACTGGGAACAACTCACAGACCAACCACCCATTCTGGGCTGTCCTAGCTGAAGAATATTCTAaggatcataaaaaaaaaattctgtaa